The stretch of DNA GACATCACAGTTAAGATCCTGGTCCAGAGAAGGATAGGACGGGGCATCAGGGAAAGTGGCCGGCCAGTAATACGTTCCAGAATGTAAGTTCATTTGTTTCCTCCTGCGTGTAAAAACGATACTCTTACTATTTCCAACCTGTTCAGGTCCATACAACGTATATGTAATAAAAAATAGAGCAGAAAGCATCCGCTCAATCTGCTCTATTAACTTGTAAGCAGCTCATTATTCGACCTTCACTTTAATTTGATCAATGGCATTGTATCCGTAGCCTTTCCGGTTCCAAAACGGGGAGGCCGGCTGTGTTCGTCCGTAGGAGTCAACCGCTCTTGACATGATCGTATATTCTCCTTTTTTCTGTGCTTTCCATTCATATGACCAGGAAACCCATCCATAACCCGTCTGGGCAGCCTCCTTTTTTGCCGTCAGCCATGTTCGCCCGCAGTCGAAGCTGATTTCTACTTTTGTAATCACGCCTTTGCCGGTCCAGGCAATTCCTCGTATCATATGTGTTCCAGTATTTAAAATATCCATATTCAATGGTTTTTGAATCGTTGAATTGACATTGATATGGGTAACGGGGAACGCATCTTTGTTTGTTTCTTTGTGCGGATAATACACATAGTCGACGGATTGAAAAGGACCTGTATAGTGATCGTCTATAACGGTGATTTGTTTGATCCATTTAACGGAAGCCATCGCATACCATTGTGGAACGATAAGCCGCAATGGATACCCGTGCTTAAAAGGAATCGGCTGATGATTATATTCATAAGCAATAAGCGTATCCGGATGAAGGGCCTTTTCAATAGGCAGGCTCCGCGCGTACGTATACACTTTGTCTAAGTCGGTTCTTTTCCCGTAGTCATAACCTTCCACGACTACTTCTTTCGCTCCTTTTTTCAATCCGGCTGCCTCAAGCAGCATGCGCAGCGGAACACCCTTCCACATACCCTGACTGATCGCTCCTTTTTCCCATTGCTCACCGAATACTTTAGGATGGAATAAACTTCGTTTGTTCCCTGAGCACTCCAGCACGACCTGAACCGTTTTAGATGGAAGATGAAGAAGATCTTGTATGGAAAGAAGGGCAGGTTTAGCCACACATCCATTTATAGAGAGCCAGTAATTAGAATAGGAAAGGGAAGGATAAGAAAAATGGTTCCGCCGGTAAAACAATGGATCAGGTACCGTGTCGGTTTTGACAAATTGAACGGGTACTTCCTGGTTTTCCGGCCGCAGGCGATGCGTCCGCAAATAGAGCTTAGCTGCAGGCTTTTTCGCATTAAACATAAGTTCCTCCTCATGAAAAGTAGTCGCTTATCTATATGCCGCGCACTTTTTCATTAAGCTATTTGTATTCATCGATTGTGACAAGCAGGGAGCTTAAAGGAGAAATGAAAAGCCGAACTCTTATAAAGAGTTCGGCTACGGTTACGATTCTCTTTTAACAGTCTTTACGTAAAAACCGTCACTTTAAATTCAGCCTTTATCCTACCCGCTCGTTTTTCCTTTCATTGTTTCTGGCGGGAAAGAGGGATATAAAAAAACAGCCCGGCCTGCAGCGGTTAAGCTGCAAGGCCAGACTGTTATGCATTTTTGTATTTCTTATTTTGTATTCAACGTGCTGTGTTTGCGGCCATAAGCGAAATAAATCAACAGACCGATGACAAACCAGATGCCGCATGCGATCCATGTAAGGCCAGAAAGCTGGGTCATAAGGAACAAGCACAAAAAGAAAGAAAGAATCGGCAAGACCGGGTAGAACGGTACTTTAAAGCCGCCAGATGGAATGTTTTTGTTTTTTCTCAAATACAAAATACCGAGTGATACGATCGTGAACGCAACGAGCGTACCCATGTTGACAAGCTCTGCCAATTTAGAAAGTGGTGTAACGCCTGCACAAAACGCGATAATGATGGCGAAAACCCATGTGTTTTTCACTGGTGTTTTGGAAATCGGATCGACTTCAGACAGCATTTTCGGAAGCAAGCCGTCGCGGCTGAACGCGTAAAGAAGACGCGTTCCGCCATACATCATTACAAGAATAACGGTAATCATCCCGATAACGGCACCGAGTGAAATCACACCGGCTGCCCAATCCTGGTTGACAAGCTGCATGGCAAAGCTGACCGGGTCACTTACATTTAACGTCGTATAAGGCGTCATGCCTGTCAGGACAAGTGAAACAGATACGTAAAGCAGTGTACAAACGAACAGGGAACCAATAATACCTATTGGCATGTTCCGCTGTGGATTTTTCACTTCTTCCGCTGCAGACGATACGGCATCGAATCCTAGATACGCAAAGAATACGAGTGCAGCACCGGTCATAATGCCACCCACGCCAAACGGCATAAACGGCTGCCAGTTGGCAGGTTCTACGTAAAATACACCAACAAAGATAAACAGCAAGATAACCGCCACTTTAATAAATACCATCACCTGATTTAAGCGGGCAGATTCTTTTACACCCCGCGACAGCAGAACGGCAATAATGAAAATAATTGCCATAGCTGGAACGTTTACGTACGTTCCTTCTGCCGGATTAAAGGAACCTGAAATCGCTTTTGGCAGATGAATATTAAATCCTTCTAAAAGCGCGGAGAAGTAAGCAGACCAGCCGGTTGCGACTGCTGCCACAGCCAATCCATACTCCAATACTAATGCCCAGCCGACAAGCCAGGCGACCAATTCTCCAAAGACAATATAGCTATATGTGTACGCACTGCCCGTTACCGGTACAGCCGAAGAAAACTCTGAATAACACATAGCTGCCAAAGCACAAACAATTGCAGCAACGACAAAGGAAAAGATGATAGCCGGTCCAGCGTGGGTAGCAGCTACTGTTCCGGGAAGGATAAAGATTCCTGTTCCGACGATAGCACCTATACCCATCAACGTCAGATCGAACGCTCCAAGCGTCTGCTGAAGCTGCCCAGGGCCATTTTTCCCTAACAACGATTCGACACTTTTCTTTCTAAATACTGTATTTTTCACGCTTAACCCTCATTCTTTCTACAAACATGTAAAGATTCTAACGGTTTCTGCCGCCTAGGTCAACTGCTTTTTTTAAATAGTAAGATATTTTCAAATAGTAAGCGTTATCAATATTTCAGGTAAGTGAAAACGTCTTTTTTTGTCGAAATTTGTCAAAGTTTTATACCCGGCTCAGCCGCATGCTGGAGAGTAGTGCGTGTGGTATAATAGAGGGAAATAAACTGGATATGGCGGGTTGTGAAAAAGTGAAAAAGCTAAGCGCAACATCAAAGGAATTTAACCGCATTTTAAAAAACTTGTCTCTTGAAAATTTAGAGCTGAGCAAACATCTGCAGGAAAAGGCTCTTCAGCTGGTAAATTCAAAAAAAGAAATTACAAGTGAATCGGTCAAGGAACAATTTCATGGGAAAGTACTTTGACGGGCTCAACGACGAGTATCTGCTTCAAAACAATGTAATCGGCGCAAGAACGCTGGAGGAACTGGGCAGTGCCGAAGCTTTTGCGTTTACGGTACGCGCTGCTCAAATGGAAAGAGGCGGCTTCGTCCTGAAGCATTTTACAGAAGAGGAATTTAAACAGCTTCATCATTTCCTGTTTCAAGATGTTTATCCGTTTGCCGGCATATACCGGAATGTGAACATTTCAAAAGGAACGACGGTTTTTTGCCACGCTTCTTACCTGGGCAGCATGGCCGCTCACATTTTCAATGAGTTAACGAATGATTCGCTGCAGGGGCTGACGACGGCCCAGGCGGCCAAACGTCTCGCTTATTACAAAGCCGAATTAAACATGCTGCACCCGTTCCGCGAGGGAAATGGGCGGACGGCCCGTATTTTTTTATTTCATTATGCAAAGCGTTTCGGCTTCGAATGGGCTTACGAAAAGCTTGACTATGATGAATATATGCAGGCGATGATCCAGTCGGTAACGAACTCATCAGGCCTGGAGGTAATTTTTGAAAAAACGCTTGCCCGTTTAAAATAGATGAAAGAATGGAAAAATCCTGCTCTGATTTTCAGAGCAGGATTTTATGATATTAAAGCGCATCTTTGATCACTTTTTTGCTATAGAGAACGGACAGAATACCGAATACTGAGTAAAGCACCGTATATAAAAGCATGACAATAAGCATCGGTGTCCACAGCTCGCCGCCGAAGAAAAACCAGCCGGATTGTACAGCAAAGTAGCTGTGCAAAAGACCAATCAGAAGCGGAATGCCGAAGCTGAAAAACTGCTTCATGCGGATCCCCTGCACAAGGTCACCGGGCGTAAAGCCAAGCTTGCGTAAAATGGTGTAGCTGCCCCGTTCTTCTTCGCTTTCATCCATTTGCTTAAAGTATAAAATACAGCCGGAGGTCACGAGAAACGTTAAGCCCAGGAAGCCAACGATAAACATCATCAGCCCCATATTTTGTTTTTGAATCTCGGCTGTCTGTGACTGGGAAAGCTCTGTGCCGAAAGCCGGATTGTAAGATCCTTGAGAAAATACGTCACTCGCTTTGTCCAGCTGCGATTCGTCGGTTACATCCAGTCCAATATAAAGAGAAGTACCATACTGAAGAGATGGATCAGCGTCCTGCTTTAAGCGGTTAAATACCGTATCATCCACCACTGCAGTCGGCAGGCCGCCGCTTGTAAAGGTGTACGGAAGCAAGAAATCCCGCTCAAGACCGATATAGTTTTGCGGAATGGTTTCTGTTTTGCCAAGCAGCTCAATAGAACCGGAATCTTCAAGCGGCATCACCTTGCTGAGCATATCTACATAACCGGAAAAAAGAGTGTCATCTGGTGAAAGATTCATACCTTTTACGCTTTTATCGCTAATGATAGGCATTTGCATTTTATCGGCATCAAACGTTGTTTCATCCAGCGTGGTACTGAGAATATCAGACGTATTCACTACTGCCTGTATAACCTCGATCCGTTTCTCTTCATAGGTAATATTTTCTGCGTCAAACGCCTGCTTTAGCTTTGTGGCCTCCTGGTCATTCGGAACGACAAAATCATTCGGTACCTGCTGCTGCGCTGATTTTTCCGCCGAGTAGTACGATATGTAGCTGAGTGACAGCAGGCCAATCGCCAGTGCCGACAACGTTGTAATAACCGTCAGCATGAGGGCGTTTGATTTCATTCGGAACATAATAGAAGAAAGCGACAGCACGTCTTTCACATGTAAATAGCCATTTTTCCGTTTGCGGACAAGATGAAACAGAAAACGGACAGACCCTTTATAGAACAAATAAGTTCCGATAATGACCGAAGCGAGAATAAACGCCATCGCTGCAAACAGCTCGTTCATTGAAGTAAAGTCGCCGCCGAACAATTTAGAGGAAATAAAGTAGCCGGCTGCGATAAAAAGGATACCAAGAAGCCCAATGAAAATTTCCCAAATCGAAATACGTCTTCCTTTTTCTTCTCTTGTACCTGTCACCCGGAAGAGGGATAAAATATTTTGCCGCTTTAAAAACAGCCCGTTCACCGCCAAAATACATCCATAAATTATCGTAAAGACAATTAAGGTCTGCAAAAGTGCCTGTGATGAAAAATACAGGGAAGCCACAGCGCCTACACCCGTTATTTTAAACAAAATCATCGTGACAAGCCTTGAAGCCGCAAATCCGACAAACAAGCCAATCACGAGGGAGCCGAAATAAAGCAGCAGGTTTTCGGCACTTAACAGCTTGAAAATCTGCCCTTTCGTCAGCCCAATCAGCTGCAGGAGGCCGATTTCTTTACTGCGGCGCTTAATGAAAATCGCATTGGCATACAAAATAAAAACCGTCACGATGGCAATCAGAAGAATAGAAGCCGTCCGAATAGCTGCAGCTCCTTTCATACTGCCTTTTAGTTCGTCCATCGCCGGATCATATTGAAGCGTAACGAACGCAAAGTAAAGTGCGGCACTGAACACGAGGGCAAACACGTATAAATAGTAGTTTTTTACATTCTTTTTTAAATTTCGGAGAATCAGTCCATTAATGCTCATGCTGCACCCCGCTCAGTAAACCCTGCGTTTTCATAATATCCTGGAAAAAAGCCTGCCTTGACTGCTCTCCTTTATTAAGCTGGGTATACATTTTTCCGTCTTTAATAAAGATAACCCGGCTTCCAAAGCTTGCCGCGGTCGGATCATGTGTAACCATCATAATCGTAGCGGTTCGTTTCTTATTAAGTGCCGTTAATTTATTTAAAAGGTCAGAGGCCGATTTAGAATCAAGGGCACCGGTCGGCTCGTCCGCAAAAATCATGCTCGGTTCATGAATAAATGCCCGTGCTGCGGATGTCCGCTGTTTTTGCCCGCCGGAAATCTCATTTGGATATTTATCCCGGATTTCATAGATGCCAAGCTCATTGGCAATGACATTAAACCGCTCTGTCGCTTCTTTTGGACCGGTTTTGGCAATCGTCAGCGGCAGCAGGACATTTTCTTTGACCGTCAATGTATCGAGCAGGTTATAGTCTTGAAAAATAAAGCCAAGGTGGTGCTTGCGGAACTCGGCCAGCCCTTTTTCTTTCATCCCAGTCATTTCATGGCCGTCAATCCAGATCGTTCCCTGGCTTGCCTGGTCAATGGAGGACAGGACATTTAAAAGCGTTGTTTTACCAGAACCGGATGCACCCATGATACTGACGAACTCGCCTTTTTCCACATTCATATCAATGCCTTTTAACACTTCCTGGCGATTGAATTTGTTTCCGTAGCTTTTGCGAAGCTTCGCCGCTTTTAACATACTCATATCGATTCACTCCTTTAGTTGATACATTTATTGTAAAAAGAGGAGAGGAGAAAGTCCTTTCATTTGACGAACAAAAAGCAAAAGCATGTGACATTTTCGTCACATGCTTGTCAGGCGGACAAACGCATTCGGCTCAGGAAACGTAAGTGTAAAGGTTGTGCCGGAGCCGGGATGGGAAATGGCTTCTAATTCAATCAATAGAGAATCAGCCGCTTTTTTGGCTAAATAAAGTCCCATCCCCGTGGCAGAATCGTTTTGATGAAAGCTGCCGGTTGCCGTAAATCCTTTATCAAAAATACGTGGAAGATCCTGTGGCGAAATGCCGCGGCCAAAGTCGGTAACCGCAACGGCTGTTTGATTTCCTCTTTGGATACTGCGAATCATAATATCACCTGAATCGCTGTATTTCACCGCGTTTGTCAGCAGCTGCCGAAAAATAAACGCCAGCCATTTTGCATCGCTCAGTACAGGCGGACCGGTTATCTCAACATCAAAGCCGATGCCTTTTTGCAGGCACCAGGACTGGAGAGACCGTATTTCGGTAAATAGGATCGGCTCCAGCACCACGTGCTCAACATACAAGTCATTTTTAATAAATGGCATCCGTTTTTGATGCAGCTGCTGGTCTAAAAGCAGATGAACGCGCAGCCATTCGTACGTAAGCTGCGCTTTCATCCTCTCGTCCTCTATCCGGTCTATCATTAAATGCATGGCGGTTAAAGGGGTTTTCACTTCATGAACCCAGGACATCAGATCGTCTTTTTCCTGTTCAAGCTCTGTCCGATGGCGGGAAGCGTCCTGTTTGTACTGTTCAACCTGCTTTGTGAAGTACGTGTGAACGATTTTTTGGAATGGGCTTTCCGCCTCAGCCAGCGGTTCTCCGTCCAGTGAGGTGTCCCGTTCCTGCAGCTCCCGGTAAAAAGCCGATTCTTTTTGAAAGCGGAAAAAGAAGAAAACGAGGAAAAGAAGGGCAGACAAGAAGTTTACATATAAAATAGATGAAAAGGGAATGGTTGTATCGACGAATACAACCAGAAACAGGAGCAGTTGCTGAACGAGAAAAAAGCCAATCCAGCTGCGCCGTTCTTTTATGTAGGTTCCGATCATACGCTTTCCTCTTCAACTGCCATGTATCCCTGGCCGACTTTTGTTTCAATAAAATGGCCGATCCCGAGTTCATCCAGCTTTTTTCGCAGCCGGTTTACATTAACCGTCAATGTATTGTCGCTGACGAACCGCTCATCGTCCCACAGACTTTTAATCAGCTTTTCCCGGCTGACAATGTTGTTTTTTTGTTCAATGAGCTGTTTTAAAATAAACATTTCATTTTTCGTTAGTTCGACTGACCCGTACTCATTTTGAAGAAGGTTTTTATCGTAATCGACTGTAGCACCGCACCAGGCTTTAAGAAGGGACGGGGCAGTGCTGTAATTATAGGCACGCCGCAGCACGGCTTGTATTTTGGCAACCAGTACGTCAAAATGAAACGGCTTCTGAATAAAATCATCCGCTCCAAGCTGCATAGACATGACCATGTCAGTCGGGTGGTCGCGTGAAGACAGGAATAAAATCGGCACGTTGGAATGGGTGCGAATCATTCGGCACCAATGAAAACCGTCAAATTTCGGCAGCTGGATATCAATAATGACCAAATCAGGCTTTAAAGCTGTGAATTCTTTCATCACCTGTCCAAAATCGGTAACCCCGTAAACATCATATGACCATTGCGTCAGCCGTTCCTTCGTTTCTTTAAACAGCGTTTCATCATCTTCAATCAGCAGCAGTTTAAACAAAGAATCACCACACTTTTCCAGTTGTCTTTCTTTTATTGTATCGAAAAGCGGCGGGCAGTTGAACGTTTTTTTAAACGGAACGAACGATGTGGGGCTCCTTCACCTGCTTTAATTCTGCAACGGTATGGTTTCTCCGTTTCTTTCAATTAGAGATTCACTCGCATCTATTTTACAGGATAAAAAGTAAAAAAGGAGAAAAAACCCAATTGGTCATATTTATTTTGTAACCTGAAAAGTCATACTTTCTTTTGAGATTCCGTTTACGAGAATGACAAGAGTGTGTTCACCTGCATAGTGCTTGCGAGTTGTCATATCGCGAAAAGATTGGGTACGGACTATTACTTTGGATTGTCCGGCTGCAAGGTGAGTGTCCGAAAGCTGAAATACTTTCCGGCTTGGACGGCCGTTTTTTTTCATATAGTCAATCGCATATTCAACCCGTACTTTTGTATCTTGTGCAGCATGGAGTTCTACTGAAAAATGCAGCGATTCACCAATCGCAACCGTCTGTTTTTCAAGGGTGAGCCGTTGAACGGAAACGTGCTCACTGTCTGGATAACCGAACAGGCGGAGGACATCCGCATTTCCCTGCTTGAGCAATGTACGGGCGGCATGGCGCAGGATCCAGTCGGTATGGGGATGCTGTCCATGCTGCTGGCGGATAAACTCAATAACAAGGTCCGGGTGCGTTTTCGAAATATCATTTAAATGGTTCGCGACACTTTTTCGTACATACAGTGAATCATCCTGCATAAGCGGCTCAAGCAGTGCAAAAAGCGGAGCGGGGTCTTGTTTAAAAGCTGGAATCGACTGTGCCCACGGCAGCTGCGGGCGGGCGCCTTCGCTTGCGAGCCGGCGTATATGTTCATTGCTGTTTTTTGTCCATTTCATCATCTGAGAAAGCATGCGTTCTTGATCCTGCAGCAGAAAAGGCCGG from Domibacillus sp. DTU_2020_1001157_1_SI_ALB_TIR_016 encodes:
- a CDS encoding sulfite oxidase → MFNAKKPAAKLYLRTHRLRPENQEVPVQFVKTDTVPDPLFYRRNHFSYPSLSYSNYWLSINGCVAKPALLSIQDLLHLPSKTVQVVLECSGNKRSLFHPKVFGEQWEKGAISQGMWKGVPLRMLLEAAGLKKGAKEVVVEGYDYGKRTDLDKVYTYARSLPIEKALHPDTLIAYEYNHQPIPFKHGYPLRLIVPQWYAMASVKWIKQITVIDDHYTGPFQSVDYVYYPHKETNKDAFPVTHINVNSTIQKPLNMDILNTGTHMIRGIAWTGKGVITKVEISFDCGRTWLTAKKEAAQTGYGWVSWSYEWKAQKKGEYTIMSRAVDSYGRTQPASPFWNRKGYGYNAIDQIKVKVE
- a CDS encoding amino acid permease produces the protein MKNTVFRKKSVESLLGKNGPGQLQQTLGAFDLTLMGIGAIVGTGIFILPGTVAATHAGPAIIFSFVVAAIVCALAAMCYSEFSSAVPVTGSAYTYSYIVFGELVAWLVGWALVLEYGLAVAAVATGWSAYFSALLEGFNIHLPKAISGSFNPAEGTYVNVPAMAIIFIIAVLLSRGVKESARLNQVMVFIKVAVILLFIFVGVFYVEPANWQPFMPFGVGGIMTGAALVFFAYLGFDAVSSAAEEVKNPQRNMPIGIIGSLFVCTLLYVSVSLVLTGMTPYTTLNVSDPVSFAMQLVNQDWAAGVISLGAVIGMITVILVMMYGGTRLLYAFSRDGLLPKMLSEVDPISKTPVKNTWVFAIIIAFCAGVTPLSKLAELVNMGTLVAFTIVSLGILYLRKNKNIPSGGFKVPFYPVLPILSFFLCLFLMTQLSGLTWIACGIWFVIGLLIYFAYGRKHSTLNTK
- a CDS encoding Zn-dependent hydrolase produces the protein MKKLSATSKEFNRILKNLSLENLELSKHLQEKALQLVNSKKEITSESVKEQFHGKVL
- a CDS encoding Fic/DOC family protein: MGKYFDGLNDEYLLQNNVIGARTLEELGSAEAFAFTVRAAQMERGGFVLKHFTEEEFKQLHHFLFQDVYPFAGIYRNVNISKGTTVFCHASYLGSMAAHIFNELTNDSLQGLTTAQAAKRLAYYKAELNMLHPFREGNGRTARIFLFHYAKRFGFEWAYEKLDYDEYMQAMIQSVTNSSGLEVIFEKTLARLK
- a CDS encoding ABC transporter permease, producing MSINGLILRNLKKNVKNYYLYVFALVFSAALYFAFVTLQYDPAMDELKGSMKGAAAIRTASILLIAIVTVFILYANAIFIKRRSKEIGLLQLIGLTKGQIFKLLSAENLLLYFGSLVIGLFVGFAASRLVTMILFKITGVGAVASLYFSSQALLQTLIVFTIIYGCILAVNGLFLKRQNILSLFRVTGTREEKGRRISIWEIFIGLLGILFIAAGYFISSKLFGGDFTSMNELFAAMAFILASVIIGTYLFYKGSVRFLFHLVRKRKNGYLHVKDVLSLSSIMFRMKSNALMLTVITTLSALAIGLLSLSYISYYSAEKSAQQQVPNDFVVPNDQEATKLKQAFDAENITYEEKRIEVIQAVVNTSDILSTTLDETTFDADKMQMPIISDKSVKGMNLSPDDTLFSGYVDMLSKVMPLEDSGSIELLGKTETIPQNYIGLERDFLLPYTFTSGGLPTAVVDDTVFNRLKQDADPSLQYGTSLYIGLDVTDESQLDKASDVFSQGSYNPAFGTELSQSQTAEIQKQNMGLMMFIVGFLGLTFLVTSGCILYFKQMDESEEERGSYTILRKLGFTPGDLVQGIRMKQFFSFGIPLLIGLLHSYFAVQSGWFFFGGELWTPMLIVMLLYTVLYSVFGILSVLYSKKVIKDAL
- a CDS encoding ABC transporter ATP-binding protein, with protein sequence MSMLKAAKLRKSYGNKFNRQEVLKGIDMNVEKGEFVSIMGASGSGKTTLLNVLSSIDQASQGTIWIDGHEMTGMKEKGLAEFRKHHLGFIFQDYNLLDTLTVKENVLLPLTIAKTGPKEATERFNVIANELGIYEIRDKYPNEISGGQKQRTSAARAFIHEPSMIFADEPTGALDSKSASDLLNKLTALNKKRTATIMMVTHDPTAASFGSRVIFIKDGKMYTQLNKGEQSRQAFFQDIMKTQGLLSGVQHEH
- a CDS encoding sensor histidine kinase, whose amino-acid sequence is MIGTYIKERRSWIGFFLVQQLLLFLVVFVDTTIPFSSILYVNFLSALLFLVFFFFRFQKESAFYRELQERDTSLDGEPLAEAESPFQKIVHTYFTKQVEQYKQDASRHRTELEQEKDDLMSWVHEVKTPLTAMHLMIDRIEDERMKAQLTYEWLRVHLLLDQQLHQKRMPFIKNDLYVEHVVLEPILFTEIRSLQSWCLQKGIGFDVEITGPPVLSDAKWLAFIFRQLLTNAVKYSDSGDIMIRSIQRGNQTAVAVTDFGRGISPQDLPRIFDKGFTATGSFHQNDSATGMGLYLAKKAADSLLIELEAISHPGSGTTFTLTFPEPNAFVRLTSM
- a CDS encoding response regulator transcription factor translates to MFKLLLIEDDETLFKETKERLTQWSYDVYGVTDFGQVMKEFTALKPDLVIIDIQLPKFDGFHWCRMIRTHSNVPILFLSSRDHPTDMVMSMQLGADDFIQKPFHFDVLVAKIQAVLRRAYNYSTAPSLLKAWCGATVDYDKNLLQNEYGSVELTKNEMFILKQLIEQKNNIVSREKLIKSLWDDERFVSDNTLTVNVNRLRKKLDELGIGHFIETKVGQGYMAVEEESV
- a CDS encoding DNA alkylation repair protein, coding for MADLKDIYNDNFINSLADALERADLSFNRKAFLNCVYQEEWESLALKQRIRQLSTAMYMGINKPFPKALPVLLDAAPSFKQLAGLVFPDYVEQYGLSFWEKSMDALAQLTVYSTSEFAVRPFLLQDQERMLSQMMKWTKNSNEHIRRLASEGARPQLPWAQSIPAFKQDPAPLFALLEPLMQDDSLYVRKSVANHLNDISKTHPDLVIEFIRQQHGQHPHTDWILRHAARTLLKQGNADVLRLFGYPDSEHVSVQRLTLEKQTVAIGESLHFSVELHAAQDTKVRVEYAIDYMKKNGRPSRKVFQLSDTHLAAGQSKVIVRTQSFRDMTTRKHYAGEHTLVILVNGISKESMTFQVTK